AGTTCCAGGTCCAGCCCGAGCACGCCGACCGGTGGCCCGAGATCACCGCCGACTTCACCCGGGCGACCCGCTCCGAGCCGGGGTGCCTGTGGTTCGACTGGTCGCGCAGCCTCGAGGACCCGGCGGAGTACGTCCTGGTCGAGGCGTTCCGCGACGACGAGGCCGCCGGCGCGCACGTGCAGTCGGAGCACTTCGCGGCGGCCGGGCGCGACCTGCCGCCGTACCTCGTGGCCACGCCGCGGATCGTCAACTTCACGGTCCCGCAGGACGACTGGTCGGAGCTGGGCGAGCTCGCCGTCGAGCGCTGACCCGGAACGACGGTCCCGCCCGCCGTCGCGGGCTCACCCCGCCAGGAACGAGAGCCGCACCTCGCGCTCGGCGTTGTCGACGTTGAGGTCGACCAGGCAGATGCTCTGCCAGGTGCCCAGTGCGAGCCGGCCGCGCAGCACCGGTACCGAGGCGTACGGCGGCACCAGGGCGGGCATCACGTGGGACCGCCCGTGCCCCGGGCTGCCGTGCCGGTGCCGCCAGCGGTCGTCGGCGGGCAGCAGGTCGGCCAACGCGGCCAGCAGGTCGTCGTCCGAGCCGGCCCCGGTCTCCAGGATCGCGATCCCGGCGGTGGCGTGCGGCACGAACAGGTGCAGCAGCCCGTCGCCCTCGTCGGCCACGAACGCGGCGCAGTCGCGGGTGAGGTCCAGCACGACCTCCTGGTCTCCGGTCCGGTAGCTCTTCGTGAGGCTGCGCATGCGCCCCATCCTGTCATCGGCGCAGCGCGGCGGCGCCGGGTGCCAGCGCCGGGGCGACCCGGCGCAGCGCGGCCAGCGCGTCCCGGGTCTGGGACTTCACCGTCCCCAGGGCCACGCCCATCAGCTCCGCGGTCTGCCGCTCGGTCAGGTCCTCGTAGTAGCGCAGCACCAGCACCGTGCGCTGCTTGGCGGTCAGCCGGGACAGCGCCTCGGCGAGGTCGAGGCGGTCCTCGACCCCGTCGCGCCCGTCGGTCCAGGTCTCCCCGGGCGGGACGCCGACCCGCTCCCGGCCCCGGTGCCGGCGCCAGCGGGAGATGTTGTCGTTGACCATGATCCGGCGCACGTAGGGCTCCGGGGCGTCCTCGATGCGCGACCACACCGCGACCGCCTTCACCAGCGCCGCCTGGACCAGGTCCTCGGCGTCGTGGTGGTGGCCGGTGAGCAGGAACGCCGAGCGGACCAGCACGGCGTACCTCGCGGCGACGTACTCCTCGAAGCTGCGCGGCTCAGACCCGGGCACGGCGTCTCCTGACCAGCAGCAGACCGCCGGCGAGCGCCAGGGCCGCGGTGCCCGCGCCCAGCGCCAGCAGCCGCGGGTCGGTCACGTCGTCGGGCGCCGGCCGGGCCACCGGCGGCCGGGCCAGCAGCGACCCGGCGTACTGCGGGAACTCGCCCCACCGCTCCCGCTCCTCCGCGACCAGCACCCGGTGGTCCCCGGTGCGGACGTCGACGGCGTACGCCGCCACCCGCTGACCCACCGAACCGCGGACCACCAGGTGCCGGGAGTCGGTCCAGCCGAGCAGGTCGAACACGTCCACCTCCACCCGCAGCGGGCGCAGGTCCGCCCGGCCCTGGCCCAGGGCCCCGACCAGCAGCCGTCGGGTGGAGAAGCCGTTGCCCCCGGTGATCTCGGGCAGCGCCGCGGCCCGACGCCCCGACGGGTCCACCGTGACCTGCTGCGGGTTCAGTCCCGCGGGGTAGCGCAGCACGGGACCGCGGTCCCCGGACGGCACGTCGTAGACGGCCAGCCCGTGGGCCAGCGGAGCGGCGAAGCCGCCCGGGACGGGTGAGACGTTGCCGACCCCGGGGTCCCCGAGGTCGACGGGGGTCAGCCGGTCCGGGCCCGGGGCCCAGAACCGGTCCCGGACGTGCCGGCCGGTGGCGCTGTCCGCGCGCAGCTCGGTGACCACGCCGTAGGCGAGCAGGACGGTGTCCGCGGAGACCCACTCCATCGTCAGGGGGGAGAGCCCCAGCTCGGTCCGCACCGGGTGGCGGGTCACCTCACCGGTCACGGTGTCGTAGGCGGCATAGCCGCCGACCCGGTCGGGGTGACCAGGCTGGCCGATCCAGTAGCTGACGATCCGGCCGTCCGGGGAGAGCGCCCACGGCTGGTCGACGCTCAGCGCGGTGCCGTCCTCCGCGCGACCGGGCAGGTCGAGGAAGCGGTACTCCCCCGTGGTGGCCGACACCGCGACGGTCCCGTTCTCGGTGCCGAACCAGCCCGCGGCCCGCTCCGCGCCGGCGACCACCGCCAGCGGCCCGATCGGTCCGGCATCCGCCGTGCCGGGCAGCCAGATGTCCGGGGTGACCAGACGGTCCGGCAGCGCCGCCACGGCAGCGTTGCCCGTCGGCGTCGGCTCGTCGGCGCGCAGCTGGTCCCAGGCGACGGCGCTGCCGAGCATCGCGACCAGGACCGCGGTGACGGTCGCCAGCGCAGACGCTGCCCGGATCCGGCGCCGCCTCCGGACCCCGCGACGCCACAGGTCGGCGGGCGCACGTGCGGGGGTCGCCTCACCGGCCAGCCGTTCCAGCTGCTCGCGCATGTCGGTCGTCACGGGTGCTCCCCTCCTCGCCGGTCACCTTCTCACCCCTACACGCAGCGGCAGGGGCAGACGGAGGGGTGCGCCGCGGACTTTTCTTCGGGGCGCACTCAGCCGGTCCTCCGGCGGGACGGCGAGGCGTCCCGGCGCGGCGGTGGCGGGACGGCGACGCGTCCCGGCGCCGCGGCGGTGGCCGCGAGGCGTCCTGGCGCGGCGGCGGTCAGAACAGGCTGCGCACCAGCAGCACGGCGGCCGACGCACCGCACACCACCAGCACCGCGACGCGCACCTGGTGCCGCGGCACGAAGCCGCTCAACCAGCGTGAGAGCCCGAAGCCGACCAGCAGGCACGGCGTCAGGGTCATCGCCAGCACGAACGGCGCCCAGCCGAGGTTCCCCGACACCGCCAGGCCGACCAGGCTGAGGGCGGCGCCGAACACGAAGTAGACCGCCAGGGTGGTCCGGATCTGCCGCGGCGGCCGGTGCTGGAGCAGGACCGCCATCGGCGGGCCGCCGATCGAGGTGGCGGTGCCGGCCACCCCGGAGAGGAAGCCGGCCACGACCAGGCTGAACCGGTTGACCGGGATGACCACGGTCCGGGCGGTGAGCAGCACGCTCACCAGCACCATCGTGCCGACCACGATCCCGAGCACCCGGGTCGAGACCGCGGCGACGAGAGCCACACCGGCGACGGTGCCGGGGACCCGCGCCGAGATCGACCAGCGCAGTCCGCCCCAGTCGATCTCCTCGCGCTCACGCAGCAGCGTCACCATCGGCAGCAGCACCGCCAGCCAGATCAGCAGGTCCGGCATCAGGGACGGCTCCAGCAGCATCGCGACCGGTGCGGAGACCAGGCCCAGCCCGAGCCCGACCAGGCCCTGCACCGCGGCACCGACGACGAGGGTGGCGGCCAGGATGGCCACCACCCTCGGGTCGATGTCGCTGAGGAAGGAGAACAGCTCAGGCGCTCTTCAGCAGGTTTCGCAGGACGTACTGCATGATGCCGCCGTGCCGGTAGTAGTCGGCCTCCCCCGGGGTGTCGATCCGGACGACCGCGTCGAACTCGACCTCGCCCGCCTTGACCTTCACCGTCCGGGGCGTGGTGCCGTCGTTGAGGGCGGTGACGCCGGTGATGGAGAAGGTCTCCTCGCCGGTGAGCCCGAGGGACTCGGCGGTCTCGCCCTGCGGGAACTGCAGCGGCAGCACGCCCATGCCGATCAGGTTCGACCGGTGGATCCGCTCGTAGGACTCCGCGACGACTGCGCGGACGCCCAGCAGCGCCGTACCCTTGGCCGCCCAGTCCCGCGACGAGCCGGAGCCGTACTCCTTGCCGGCCAGGACCACCAGCGGGGTGCCGGCGGCGAGGTAGTGCTCGGAGGCTTCGAAGACCGAGGTGACGGGCGCGTCGGCGCCCTCCCCGGCGGTGAAGTCACGGGTGAAGCCGCCCTCGGTGCCCGCGGCCAGCTGGTTGCGCAGCCGGATGTTGGCGAACGTGCCGCGGATCATCACCTCGTGGTTGCCGCGCCGCGAACCGTAGGAGTTGAAGTCCCGCTGGCCCACGCCGTGCTCGGCCAGGTAGTGCCCCGCCGGGGAGTCCTTCTTGATTGCACCGGCCGGCGAGATGTGGTCGGTGGTCACCGAGTCGCCGAGCTTCAGCAGCACCCGGGCGCCGTCGATGTCCTCGACCGGCGCCGGGTTCTCCGGCATCCCGTCGAAGTACGGGGGCTTGCGGACGTACGTCGACTCCGCGTCCCACTCGAAGGTCTTGCCCTCGGGCGTCGGCAGCGAGCGCCACTGCTCGTCGCCGGCGAAGACGTCGGCGTAGTCGGTGGTGAACATCTCGGAGGTGATCGCGGTGGCGATGACGTCCTCGACCTCCTTGGCGGTCGGCCAGATGTCCTTCATGAACACGTCGTTGCCGTCGGTGTCCTGACCCAGCGGGTCGTTGAACAGGTCGACGTCCATCGAGCCGGCCAGCGCGTAGGCGACCACCAGCGGCGGCGAGGCCAGGTAGTTCATCTTCACGTCCGGGTTGATCCGGCCCTCGAAGTTGCGGTTGCCGGACAGCACCGAGACGACCGCGAGGTCGTTGTCGTTCACGGCCTTGCTGACCTCGGGGATGAGCGGCCCGGAGTTGCCGATGCAGGTGGTGCAGCCGTAGCCGACCAGGTTGAAGCCGAGCTTGTCGAGGTACGGCGTCAGCCCGGCGCGCTCGTAGTAGTCGGAGACGACCTTCGAGCCGGGGGCCAGCGTGGTCTTCACCCAGGGCTTGCGCTGCAGCCCCTTCTCGACGGCCTTCTTGGCCAGCAGGGCGGCACCGATCATCACCGACGGGTTCGAGGTGTTGGTGCAGGAGGTGATCGCCGCGATGGCGACCGCGCCGTGGTCGACCTGGTAGGACGTGCCGTCCTCGAGCGTCACGGTGGCCGGGTTCGAGGGACGGCCCTGCGCCGCGGCGTGCGCGTGCCAGTCGTCGGGCTCGCCGCCGCCGTTGCCTCCCGCGGAGTGCGCCGGGGCGTCGCTCGCCGGGAAGGACTCGTCGGAGGACTCGTCGACGGAGGAGACCACGCCGTACGGCTTCTCCTGCGCCGGCACGCCGGACTTGTGGTCCTCCCCGCCGGTCTCGTCGGCGCTGACGTAGTCGGCCAGCGAGGTGCGGAACGCCTGCTTGGCGTCGGACAGCGACACGCGGTCCTGCGGCCGCTTGGGACCGGCCAGCGACGGGACGACGGTCGCGAGGTCGAGCTCGAGCTTCTCGGAGAAGCGGGGCTCGGCCTCGGGGTCGTGCCAGAGGCCCTGCTCCTTGGCGTAGGCCTCGACGAGCGCGAGCTGCTCCTCGGAACGGCCGGTCAGCCGGAGGTACTTGGTGGTCTCCTCGTCGATCGGGAAGACCGCGATCGTCGAGCCGAACTCGGGCGACATGTTGCCGATCGTCGCGCGGTTGGCGAGCGGGAGCACCGAGACGCCGGGGCCGTAGAACTCGACGAACTTGCCGACCACGCCGTGCTTGCGGAGCATCTCGGTGATGGTCAGGACGAGGTCCGTCGCGGTGGCGCCCTCGGGCAGGTCGCCGGACAGCTTGAAGCCCACGACGCGCGGAATCAGCATCGAAACGGGCTGGCCCAGCATCGCGGCCTCGGCCTCGATGCCGCCGACTCCCCAGCCGACCACGCCGATGCCGTTGACCATCGTGGTGTGCGAGTCGGTGCCCACGCAGGTGTCCGGGTAGGCCTGCAGGACCTCGGAGCCGTCGGCCCCGGTCGCGGTGCGGGTGAACACGGTGCGGGCCAGGTGCTCGATGTTGACCTGGTGGACGATGCCGGTGCCGGGCGGGACGACCTTGAAGTCGTCGAAGGCGCCCTGGCCCCAGCGCAGGAACTGGTAGCGCTCACGGTTGCGCTCGTACTCGATCTCGACGTTGCGACCGAACGCCTCGGGGGTGCCGAACACGTCGGCGATCACGGAGTGGTCGATGACCATCTCGGCCGGGGCGAGCGGGTTGATCTTGGTCGGGTCGCCGCCGAGCTCGGCCATCGCCTCACGCATCGTGGCCAGGTCGACCACGCAGGGGACGCCGGTGAAGTCCTGCATGATCACGCGGGCCGGCGTGAACTGGATCTCCTTGCTGGGCTCCGCGTCGGCGTCCCAGGAGCCGAGGGTGCGGATGTCGTCGGCGGTGATGTTGGCGCCGTCCTCGGTGCGCAGCAGGTTCTCGAGCAGCACCTTGAGGCTGTACGGCAGTGAGGCGACGTCCACCCCGTCGCCGGTGACCGCGTCGAGGCGGTAGATCTCGTAGGACTTCCCGTCCACATCGAGGGTGCTCTTGGCACCAAAGCTGTCCTGACTCGGCATCGGCCATCTCCTCGTGACGTTCGGCATGTCGCTCCCGCCCATCTTGCCCACGTGCCGGCGGCCCGAACTAGCGGGGTCGCACCGGTGCGGCGGACGCGGCAACTCTCTTGACGTCAAGATACACGATGTCGAGTGTTCGACGGAACCAGCGCGCCGCCCTCGGCCCGGCCCGATTCGGTCGTTCTTGCGCGCCCGAGGAGGTGGGCGAGGAAGATGAGCCCGCACACGGCGAGTCGGAAGGGCTGAGAGTGGACGAGATCCGCGTGTTCCTGGTCGACGACCACCGCGTCGTCCGGACCGGGCTTGCCGCCTACCTGGGAGTCGAGCCCGGCATGCGCGTGGTCGGCCAGGCCCCGGACGGCCGGGCAGCCCTGGACGAGATCGCTGTCCTGGACCGTGCCGGCGAGCTGCCCGACGTCATCCTGATGGATCTGAAGATGCCGCGGATGGACGGGATCGCGACCACTGCCGAGGTGAAGCGGCGGTGGCCGGCGACCGAGGTGGTCGCGGTGACGAGCTTCATCGAGGAGGAACAGATCCGCGCTGCCCTGGAGGCAGGCGCAGCGGGCTACCTGCTCAAGGATGCCGACGCCCCCGACGTCGCCGCCGCGATCCGGGCCGCGATCGCCGGCGAGGTACACCTCGACCCGGCCGCCGCCCGTGCGCTGACCGCATCGCTGCGTGCCCCCCAGCAGGACCAGGCGCCGCTCACACCACGCGAGCGCGAGGTCATCTCGGCGATCGCCTCCGGTGCCACGAACCGCCAGATCGCCCGGGAGCTGGGCGTCAGCGAGCGTACGGCGCGCACGCACGTGTCCAACATCCTGGCCAAGCTTGGCCTGACCAGCCGCACCCAGGCCGCGATGTGGGCGGTCCGCGAGGGACTCGTCGACGAACCCGAACGCCCGGCGCGGTGAGCTCCGACCCGGCCCGCGACTCCCTGCGGAGCACCTCGATGCCGACGCAGCCGCTGATCGACGACGTGGCGCCGAGCAGCTCACCACTGGACACCCAGCTCCTCGAGCTGTTCTTCGACCGGGTGCCGATGGGGGTGGCAGTCTTCGACACCGACATGCGCCTGCAGCGCTGCAACAAGACCTGGACGGCGTTCTACGAGCACTACTTGGGCGTGCCGGCGGAGTACACCGCCCCCGGGAGGCACCTCCACGAGCTCATCCCCGGCAACGAGGACGCCGTGCGGCTGCTCGTCGAGACCGCGCTCTCCGGCCGGGTGATCCGGCAGGCTGCGCACCGGATCGCGATCCCCGGCACCGAGACCTACTGGGACGTCGTCTTCGCACCGCTGTTCGGCGACGGCCGGGTCGTCGGCGTGGTCGACATCGTCACCGATGCCACGGACCGGGTGCTCGCCTTCCAACGCCTCGAAGCGCGGATCGCGACGTTCTCCCAGGTCGCCGCCGGGATGAGCGTCGACCAGCCGCTGTCCACCACGCTGTCGCAGGTGGTCGGCGCCGTGCGCAGCACCAGCGACGCCGTCGCGTGCAGCCTCGTGTGCTGGGAGGAGGACTGGAGCCGCCCCGCCACGGCGTACGCGGACTCCGTGCTCGGTGACGGGTTCGCCGATGCACTCGAAGCCGTCTGGCGGGTCCGCGGGATGCGCCCTGTCGAGCTCGGGGAGTACGACGGCGCCATCGCACGAGGTTTCCGCGACGAGGCCCTTGCCGACCCGTCGCTGGCACCCGTGCATCCGTTCCTCATCGAGGACGCGCCCTGGGAGGACATGGCGCTGTTCCCGCTGGTGGCCTCCGGGGTGGTCGTCGGGGAAGTGGCGGTGTACCTCGCGGCCGGGCAGGACCTGGACGAGGACGACCGCGGCTACCTCGCCGCGCTCGCCGATCAGGCGGCTGTCGCCGTCCGCAACAGCACCCTCTACCGGGCGGCCGAGCAGACCGCCGCGCTCGAGGAGCGGCACCGGCTCGCGCGCGAGCTGCACGACTCGGTGAGCCAGGCACTGTTCTCGATGACCCTGCACGCCCGCACTGCGCAACGGCATCTCGAGACCGCGGGCCTGGCCGTGGACCATCCCGTCGCCGTCGAGATCGAACAGCTCCACGGGCTCACCCAGGCTGCCCTGGCCGAGATGCGCGCGCTTATCTTCGAGCTCCGGCCGGGCGCTCTCGAGGCAGAGGGCCTGGTCGCGGCCCTCACGAAGCAGGCCGCCGCAGTGACCGCCCGCGAGCAGCTGGCCGTCGACGTGCACGGACCTGACGGCTGGATCCGGCTCGATCCGACGGTCGAGGAGCACCTGTACCGGATCGCCCTGGAGGCGGTGCACAACACCGTCAAGCACGCAGGCGCCGAACGCGTCGACGTGCACCTCGAGCAACGCGACACCACCTTGGAGCTCCGCGTGAGTGACGACGGCGCCGGGTTCGACCCGCGGCTGGACCGGCCCGGACACCTCGGCCTGCGCACCATGCGCGAGCGCGCCGACGCCATCGGCGCCACCTTCGGAATCGACTCCGCCCCCGGACGCGGCAGCACGGTCACCGTCACCGTTCCACTCCCCCGCTGACCCACTGACCCGCTGACTCGCCGACCCGGCTACGTCATTACGCCGACGCCGCACCGGCCACAGCGCCGAGGCCGGTCCGGCCACTGAGCCGACGCGGAGCACCCCCCGCTGACGCGACGCTTCTGATGTACCGACCGGTGCACCAGGAAGCCAGGGAGACGCCATGAACGACCTCCGCCTCATCGTCGCGCAAGCCGAGATCACGCGTCGGGTCGCCGACGCCGAGCAGCGGCGCCGGGCCCGCTCCTGCCGCACCAGGCGTCCGTTCGCCGCCGTCCTCCCCCGCCGTTCCGTCCAGCTCTGAAAGGCACGACGACCATGTCCACCGCCCAATGGATCCTCAACCTGGCCCTCCTCGGCTGGGTGCTCACCCGCAACCTCGGCACCCACCGCGTTACCCGCGCCACGTTCCTCGTCCCGCTAGCAGTCGTCGCCACCGCCGGCGCCTGGTTCCTCCGGGACCTGCCGACGGCCGGCCACGACGTTCGCCTCGAGCTGGTCGGCGTCGCGGCCGGCCTGGTGCTGGGCACGCTAGCCGCCTTGCTGACCCGGATGCACCGCCACCACGGCCGTCTCGTGGTCAGCGCCGGCACAGCGTTCGCAGCCGTCTGGATCGCCACGATCGGCGGCCGGATGCTGTTCGCCCAGTGGGCCACGCACTCCGGCGCGCGCACGGTCGGCGAGTTCTCGATGCGCCACCAGATCACCGGCGCCGACGCCTGGACCGCCTCGTTCGTCCTGATGGCGCTGACCATGGTGGCCGTCCGGCTCGTGGTGACCGGTGTCCAGGTCTCGGCGCACCGGTCCGGTGCTGCCACCTTGTCCGAGGCAGGTGCAGCGTGACGTCGCTGGACACCTCCACCCGTCCGATCAGGGTCGCCGTCGTCGCCGCCGACGAGCGGGTGCGGACCAGCCTGCGACACCTGCTGACGGCCGGTGGCGGCACCGTCGTGGTGGAGTCGTACGCCGGCGGCCCGCGTCCGGCGACCAGCTCCGCGGTGGTCGGCGGGGACGCCGACGTGGTGGTCCTCGACCCCGGGACCGCCACCCGCGAGAGCCACCGCGAGCAGCTCCGCGCGCTGCCCGACGGCCTCCCGGCTGTCGTGCTCGGCAACGATCGGGGGACCGCCGAAGTCGCGGGGGCCGCCGGTGCGTCGTACCTCGACAAGGCCGACGTCGCCGACCAGCTGCTCGAGACGGTCCTGCGCGTGGCCCACCGGGACCACACACGTACGACGGGCCGCCGCGACCACGCCGACACGGGCGCCATCGTCCTGGTGACCCTGGCGTTGTTCGCCGGGCCGTGGACGTGGTGGTTCAGCCGGATCGCCCAGGACCACGGCGTGATCGGCTGGCACCTCCCCCAGGGCCTCGCGCTTTGGACCATGCCGCCCCTGCTGGTGGCCGCCCTCGCCGTCACCGGGGGACGTCGCGCCGTTACCGACCTGGGTCGGCGCATCACTCGCGTCCGCGTCCCCGGCTGGACGTGGGCCGCGGCACTGCTGGCACCTGTGCTCGTGGCCGTGCTCGCCGCCGCCGTGACGACCGCCCTGGGGCGCGACGTCCCGGTCGGCGAGGTGCTGGGGCTGCCCGGCGCGCTGATCTACCTCGCCTACGGCACCGGGCTGTTCCTGCTCACCGAGGAGGCCGGCTGGCGCGGAGCTGTGCTGCCGCGGCTGCAGCACCGGTTGCAGCCCTGGCAGGCGGCCCTGGTCCTCGGCGTGATCTGGGCCCTTTGGCACCTGCCGTTGCTGGCTGTCCCCGACGCCGGCGATCAAGGGCTGCCCGTGGCACCCTTCCTGCTCCTGGTGGTCGCCACCAGTGTTCTGATCACCGGCCTGGTCAACGCCGCGAACGGAAGCGTCATCGTCGCCGCGCTGTTCCACGCCTCCTTCGACGCCAGCTACTCCTACCTCGGTGTGGTCGGGTCGGAGCACACCATGATCTGGGCCGCAGCAGCGACCACCACGCTGGCCGCGACCGCCCTCGTGCTCCGCACGCGTGGACGTCTCTTCCACGGTCGAACTGTCGCCGGACACGTCTGACGGCTTCTGACCCGGCTTGCATCTACGTCAATCCGTGACCGCTGTCCCCCATCCGACTGACGCACACCTGCGTCCACAGAACGGAACTCCGATGATCGACCACCTCGCCATCGCTCTCGACCACACTTCGACCGTCATGCACGCCGTCACCGACGACCAGTGGACAGCGCCCACGCCGTGTCATGGCTGGGACGTCCGGCATGAGGCGAACCACCTGGTCGGTGGGCTCCGCATCTACACCGCGCAGCTCACCGGCGACTCCACCGGCTATGACCACGACGGGACGGACTGGCTAGGCAACGATCCAGCCGCGGCGTACGACGCCGCCGCCACGACCGACCTCGGGGCCTGGCTGCGGCCCGGCGCCATGGACACGGTGTTCGATCTAGCCTTCGGGAGGGTGCCGGCAGAGATGTCGCTTGTCGTCCACATCACCGAGGTGCTGGTCCACGGTCTGGACCTCGCTGTCGCGATCGGTCACGAGGAGCTGGCAGACGGCGAGCTCTCCAGCTGGTTGCTCGGCTTGATGCGTGGCATGGGCACCGACTCGTTCCGGGTGCCCGGCATCTTTGACGCTGAGCGGCCCGCACAACCAGGGGCTCCTGCTCACCGGGAGCTGTTGCGCTACCTGGGCCGCGACATCGCTGCGGTACCAGCCTGACCCGGCCGCCGGCGGGCATAGTGGGCGGCGGAATCCGTCGGTTGGGGCGATGCGTTCCGCTGGGACGTCATGCCCGCTTCGCTCCAAGGCTCCTGCTGTGGCGTGGTGGCCATCGCGGACGACGGCACCGCCGTCGCGATGGGACGTGTTGGTTGTTCGCCACAAGCCGAGGCCCAGCCGGTCTTCGCGCGTCCGGGCTTCGACGGCACGTCATCCATGGCCGGTATGTGGCAGATGCTTCGCCGGCGCCCATGAACTTGGTGTCCGGTGGCGTGGTGAGAGGTGAAGGGCGATGAGGGTGACGCCCAGGTCTCGCAGCTTCTCGAGGACCCCGTGCAGCGCGGCCTGGTCGGGAACGACTCCGGTCAGGGTTGTGGTTCCGTCCTGGGTGTGGTCGATGGTGAGGCCGAGCCAGTCGGCCCAGTGTTCGTCGAGGTGTCCTTGCACCTCGAAGATGTAGACGCTGGAAGTGCTCATGACGTGGCCGGCACGCGGGCCGTCGGCATGCGCGTGCGACGGATGGCCCATTCGGCGACGGCCAGGTTGAGGACCCACGCAGCCGCCTTCTCGAGGTCGCCGGCGACGACGTGCTCGCCGAAGATCCCCTGGCCGAACGCTTCGGTGAAGATCTGGGTGCCGGCACCGAGGCCCAGGGCGTAGGCGCGGATCATCCAGGCGCGGTGGCTGAGGATGTCGCGGCGGCGGATTGCCAGGAAGCCCAGGACGAGGCAGGTTGCCATCGCAGGTGCGACCGCGAGCCGGGAGAAGAACAGGATCCGGCCGCTGCCCGGCTGCGCGTCGTAGAGCAGGGTCAGCCACAGGGCTGATGCGACGACGAGCAGGCCCACGACGACCAGAACGCGTCCGGCCCGCCGGTGCCAGCTCGACGGCCGCCGGCGGAACCGACGCACGAACTGGAGCGCGCCGACGAACGCGAAGACTGCCGAGCCGACGATGTGCACCAGCAACGCGACCGGGAACGCGTTGAACCGTGGGTCCGCGGGAAACAGCTCAGGCCCGCCGGCGAGCTGGATCAGCCGCAGGACGCCGGCGGTCAGCGGGATCGCGCTGAGCAGGATCAGCCCGACGGCAAGGCGCCATCCGGACCGAGCGCCCGGCCGCTGGCGGACCGGGGGCCCGGCGAGCTGCGAGGCGGTCATCACGCGACTGCCGGCTCGGTGGCGCGAGCAGACCGCACCGCGTCGGTCCTGGTCTGGCTCTGTCGCCACATCGAGAAGCCGAGGCCGATGAGGGCGACACCGGTCGGCACCGCGAACGGTCGGCTGAACGACTCCGGCAGCACTGCCAGGGCGAGCGCTGACGTGGTGCCGTAGGCAAGCAGCGCTGCAACCCAGCGCGGGACGACGCGGGCGCGGTACATGGCGATGCCGAACAGCAGACCCCCGAGGGCATAGCCCAGGCCCATGAGCATGAACAGCTCCTTCATGTGTCCGAGGTCGCTGGTCGCGCTGGCGCCCATGGCCGCGTCCAGGAAGTGTCGGACATAGACCGGGTTCGACTCGGCCAGCTTCGGAAGGATGACCGCAACCATGGACTCGACGGCGAACATCGCGAGGTAGCCGGTCATCAGCAGCGTGTAGCCGGCACGACCGAGGACGCCGAACCGGCGGTAGTGGCGGATGAAGATGCCGGTGAGACCGACCATCGCGAAGACGCTCATCGCGATCTTCGCGACCTCGCGGACTAAGACGTCGGTGGTGACGATGTGGGCGAGGTCCGCCGGTGGGTGGTTGATCTGGACGCCGATGAAGATGGCACCGGCAGCGGCGGCGCAGGCCCCGGCGGCTGCGGTGAGGCGGTGGTGAGTGGTGTTCATGTCTGGTTCCTGTCCTCGGATGCCGGGCTGGTGTCCGGCGATGTCTGGGACGTTAGGAACAGACGTGGTGAGGCCACATCACCACATGATGTGATTCGCGGCCTGGGACCCTCCGGATCAGAGGAGTCCGCGCTCGGCTGCCCGGCTCACCGCAGCCCGGCGGGTGTTCACGCCGAGCTTGGTGAAGATGTGCTTGGTGTGCGTGCGGAGCGTGTTGAGGGACACGTACAGGCGCCGGGCGATCTCGGGGCCGGTCAGGTCGGTGGCAAGCAGGCGCAGGACGT
The DNA window shown above is from Nocardioides mesophilus and carries:
- a CDS encoding sensor histidine kinase — translated: MSSDPARDSLRSTSMPTQPLIDDVAPSSSPLDTQLLELFFDRVPMGVAVFDTDMRLQRCNKTWTAFYEHYLGVPAEYTAPGRHLHELIPGNEDAVRLLVETALSGRVIRQAAHRIAIPGTETYWDVVFAPLFGDGRVVGVVDIVTDATDRVLAFQRLEARIATFSQVAAGMSVDQPLSTTLSQVVGAVRSTSDAVACSLVCWEEDWSRPATAYADSVLGDGFADALEAVWRVRGMRPVELGEYDGAIARGFRDEALADPSLAPVHPFLIEDAPWEDMALFPLVASGVVVGEVAVYLAAGQDLDEDDRGYLAALADQAAVAVRNSTLYRAAEQTAALEERHRLARELHDSVSQALFSMTLHARTAQRHLETAGLAVDHPVAVEIEQLHGLTQAALAEMRALIFELRPGALEAEGLVAALTKQAAAVTAREQLAVDVHGPDGWIRLDPTVEEHLYRIALEAVHNTVKHAGAERVDVHLEQRDTTLELRVSDDGAGFDPRLDRPGHLGLRTMRERADAIGATFGIDSAPGRGSTVTVTVPLPR
- a CDS encoding CPBP family intramembrane glutamic endopeptidase — its product is MTSLDTSTRPIRVAVVAADERVRTSLRHLLTAGGGTVVVESYAGGPRPATSSAVVGGDADVVVLDPGTATRESHREQLRALPDGLPAVVLGNDRGTAEVAGAAGASYLDKADVADQLLETVLRVAHRDHTRTTGRRDHADTGAIVLVTLALFAGPWTWWFSRIAQDHGVIGWHLPQGLALWTMPPLLVAALAVTGGRRAVTDLGRRITRVRVPGWTWAAALLAPVLVAVLAAAVTTALGRDVPVGEVLGLPGALIYLAYGTGLFLLTEEAGWRGAVLPRLQHRLQPWQAALVLGVIWALWHLPLLAVPDAGDQGLPVAPFLLLVVATSVLITGLVNAANGSVIVAALFHASFDASYSYLGVVGSEHTMIWAAAATTTLAATALVLRTRGRLFHGRTVAGHV
- a CDS encoding TIGR03086 family metal-binding protein produces the protein MIDHLAIALDHTSTVMHAVTDDQWTAPTPCHGWDVRHEANHLVGGLRIYTAQLTGDSTGYDHDGTDWLGNDPAAAYDAAATTDLGAWLRPGAMDTVFDLAFGRVPAEMSLVVHITEVLVHGLDLAVAIGHEELADGELSSWLLGLMRGMGTDSFRVPGIFDAERPAQPGAPAHRELLRYLGRDIAAVPA
- a CDS encoding DUF2306 domain-containing protein, with the translated sequence MTASQLAGPPVRQRPGARSGWRLAVGLILLSAIPLTAGVLRLIQLAGGPELFPADPRFNAFPVALLVHIVGSAVFAFVGALQFVRRFRRRPSSWHRRAGRVLVVVGLLVVASALWLTLLYDAQPGSGRILFFSRLAVAPAMATCLVLGFLAIRRRDILSHRAWMIRAYALGLGAGTQIFTEAFGQGIFGEHVVAGDLEKAAAWVLNLAVAEWAIRRTRMPTARVPATS